The proteins below come from a single Felis catus isolate Fca126 chromosome A1, F.catus_Fca126_mat1.0, whole genome shotgun sequence genomic window:
- the SPACA7 gene encoding sperm acrosome-associated protein 7 isoform X6 has translation MALPARGCRTPLTSCCEVTGRWTLPSPEHRVGPCSLPAVMSQDPGHSRVSWRPRSSGHGFPPSAGGNMAGDRGVTLFVLLLSCWCHTEPQPINMTSGTVTGPTTEMPPSSKDPEDIPGIFDEILVQEMLNPNKSSVAGKHMTASTLSTKLFNDKNDSMNEDFEVGGTQNYHGLSDNSQFSIGSEDKIFNNADRPPSRSLELS, from the exons ATGGCCCTCCCAGCACGAGGGTGCAGGACCCCACTCACTTCCTGCTGTGAGGTCACAGGACGCTGGACACTACCCTCCCCAGAACACAGGGTGGGACCCTGCTCACTTCCTGCCGTGATGTCACAGGACCCTGGACATTCCAGGGTATCCTGGAGACCAAGGTCTTCAGGGCATGGTTTTCCTCCTTCAGCCGGAGGGAACATGGCAGGAGACAGAGGAGTGACCCTGTTTGTCCTGCTGCTGTCCTGCTGGTGCCACACGGAGCCCCAGCCCATCAACATGACTTCAGGTACAGTCACAG GTCCAACCACTGAAATGCCACCCAGCTCAAAAGATCCGGAGGATATACCTGGAATATTTG ATGAAATTCTAGTCCAAGAGATGTTGAATCCAAATAAGTCATCAGTGGCTGGAAAGCACATGACAGCATCAACACTGTCAACAAAGTTGTTCAACGATAAAA ATGACAGCATGAATGAGGATTTTGAAGTTGGTGGCACTCAGAATTATCATGGACTCTCCGATAATTCACAATTCTCTATTGGCAGTGAGGACAAAATTTTCAATAATG CTGACCGGCCTCCATCCCGCTCCTTGGAACTTTCTTAA